In Pseudomonas oryzicola, one DNA window encodes the following:
- the hfq gene encoding RNA chaperone Hfq, translated as MSKGHSLQDPYLNTLRKEKVPVSIYLVNGIKLQGSIESFDQFVVLLKNTVSQMVYKHAISTVVPARPVRLPSPSDSDHGDSEPGNA; from the coding sequence ATGTCAAAAGGGCATTCGCTACAAGACCCTTACTTGAACACCTTGAGAAAAGAAAAGGTCCCGGTGTCCATCTATCTGGTCAACGGTATCAAGCTGCAGGGCTCGATCGAATCTTTCGACCAGTTCGTGGTATTGCTGAAGAACACCGTCAGCCAGATGGTCTACAAGCACGCCATCTCGACCGTGGTTCCTGCACGTCCGGTTCGCCTGCCAAGCCCGTCCGATTCCGATCACGGCGACAGCGAGCCAGGCAACGCCTGA
- the miaA gene encoding tRNA (adenosine(37)-N6)-dimethylallyltransferase MiaA → MSGKPPAIFLMGPTAAGKTDLAIELTKVLPCELISVDSALVYRGMDIGSAKPSKEILAAYPHRLIDIRDPAESYSAAQFRADALEAMAEITARGKIPLLVGGTMLYYKALIDGLADMPAADAAVRAELEAQAEALGLAELHRQLAEVDPESAARIHPNDPQRLIRALEVYRVSGESMTTHRQRQFAESRGADAGAGGHLPYTVASLAIAPTDRHILHQRIALRFSQMLEQGFVEEVRSLRARSDLHAGLPSIRAVGYRQVWDYLDGRLTENEMRERGIIATRQLAKRQFTWLRGWPEVHWLDSLACDNLSRTLKYLGAISILS, encoded by the coding sequence ATGAGCGGCAAGCCCCCTGCAATATTCCTGATGGGCCCGACGGCGGCCGGCAAGACCGACTTGGCCATCGAACTGACCAAGGTCTTGCCCTGTGAACTGATCAGCGTCGATTCGGCACTGGTCTACCGTGGCATGGATATCGGGTCGGCCAAGCCTTCGAAGGAAATCCTCGCGGCCTACCCGCACCGGCTGATCGACATTCGCGATCCGGCCGAGAGCTACTCCGCTGCGCAATTCCGTGCCGATGCCCTGGAGGCCATGGCTGAGATCACTGCGCGCGGCAAGATCCCCTTGTTGGTGGGCGGCACCATGCTCTATTACAAGGCGCTGATCGATGGGCTGGCCGACATGCCGGCCGCCGATGCTGCGGTCCGGGCCGAGCTGGAGGCCCAGGCCGAGGCCTTGGGCCTGGCCGAGTTGCACCGCCAGTTGGCCGAGGTAGACCCCGAGTCGGCGGCGCGTATCCACCCCAACGACCCGCAACGGTTGATCCGGGCGCTGGAAGTGTACCGGGTGAGTGGCGAGAGCATGACAACCCATCGTCAGCGTCAATTCGCGGAAAGTCGCGGCGCAGACGCAGGCGCTGGCGGACATTTGCCCTATACTGTCGCGAGTTTGGCGATTGCTCCTACAGATCGTCACATTTTGCATCAGCGAATTGCGTTACGATTTTCACAGATGTTGGAACAGGGCTTTGTCGAGGAGGTCCGATCGCTGCGAGCCAGAAGTGACTTGCACGCCGGGCTGCCGTCTATACGGGCAGTGGGGTATCGGCAGGTCTGGGATTACCTCGATGGCAGGCTGACTGAGAATGAGATGCGTGAGCGCGGTATCATTGCTACCCGGCAGCTGGCCAAGCGGCAGTTCACCTGGTTGCGTGGCTGGCCTGAAGTGCATTGGCTTGACAGCCTGGCCTGCGACAATCTGTCCCGCACCTTGAAATACCTTGGGGCCATCTCCATATTGAGCTGA